A single window of Ischnura elegans chromosome 8, ioIscEleg1.1, whole genome shotgun sequence DNA harbors:
- the LOC124163836 gene encoding uncharacterized protein LOC124163836, with amino-acid sequence MTSWLRKLYVTVFGGDDTGPSIAKSDEEKNCEPEAECHSEIFHDCESLEPLEKKPKIRNDVFKIEEVDTSNSDSDQHEMVNSCKPMAERISEPIQDTMSLAPMEEEPQVQTKHLLSLPGNEMEEVAETSTVTPNRMEDSMSGPPRKVCRFLIILPEWAQMS; translated from the exons ATGACTTCTT GGCTGAGAAAACTTTATGTGACAGTATTTGGAGGAGATGACACAGGCCCTTCCATCGCCAAATCTGATGAAGAAAAAAACTGTGAACCAGAAGCCGAATGCCACTCTGAAATTTTTCACGACTGTGAAAGCTTGGAACCATTGGAAAAGAAGCCCAAGATTCGGAATGAC GTATTCAAAATAGAAGAAGTAGACACTTCCAACAGTGATTCAGACCAACATGAAATGGTTAATAGCTGCAAACCTATGGCAGAACGGATCTCTGAACCCATTCAAGACACTATGAGCCTGGCACCCATGGAAGAGGAACCTCAAGTTCAGACGAAG CACCTACTGAGTTTACCGGGAAATGAAATGGAAGAAGTAGCAGAAACCTCAACAGTTACTCCGAATCGGATGGAAGATTCCATGAGTGGCCCTCCTCGCAAAGTCTGCCGGTTTCTGATCATTCTTCCTGAATGGGCTCAAATGAGTTGA
- the LOC124163975 gene encoding bifunctional peptidase and arginyl-hydroxylase JMJD5: MDCANLLLTLVVGENGVSKNWESRDGLKEISSKELCSVSGEIYLLKSLESLLLELYGKCNEERLNLKLKDGLKRCQSVLDSIWERLNTGIWKQTPTYLRHLYSYASLIKAVVLSCLSCHGDSSKERLEYLRASLKTVDYGILLGMPTLELTTAAQILSKELNKCSSREDLCPSFGQMTKKGKVTADNIKDPHPGIADEVSVEDVTVLDCPPECPWRAWGRPTRSMPVLLKPSLQQFYIEHFLQGVPAVLKGCLDHWPALSLWSPSYLTEMAGNRTVPIELGPHYVHPAWGQKLMAIGDFVEQHMAPDPKQSAGGIEKKIGYLAQHPLFDQIPELRNDIKVPEYCCLTEDIDSSADEEVDINAWFGPKGTVSPLHHDPKHNLLAQVLGSKRVILYSSDDSKYLHPYEGQLLDNTSQVDPEDPLTLSRFPDVSSAQSWECELHAGDMLYIPRRWWHHVRSLSTSFSVSFWW, encoded by the exons ATGGATTGTGCAAATCTTCTCCTGACGCTTGTGGTTGGTGAAAATGGCGTTTCCAAGAATTGGGAATCAAGAgacggtttgaaagaaattagCAGTAAAGAACTGTGCAGCGTTAGCGGTGAGATTTATCTTCTTAAAAGTTTGGAAAGCCTGTTATTGGAACTTTATGGAAAGTGTAATGAAGAGAGACTCAATCTGAAGTTGAAAGACGGCTTGAAAAGGTGTCAATCTGTGCTAGACTCCATATGGGAGAGGCTAAATACAGGAATATGGAAGCAGACCCCTACCTACCTTCGTCATTTGTATTCATACGCTTCTCTTATTAAGGCTGTCGTGTTATCGTGCTTATCTTGTCATGGGGATAGCTCTAAAGAAAGACTGGAATATCTGCGTGCCTCCTTGAAGACAGTGGATTATGGTATTCTTCTGGGAATGCCTACGTTAGAATTGACGACCGCCGCCCAGATTCTGTCAAAGGAGCTGAATAAATGCAGTTCAAGAGAAGATTTATGCCCAAGTTTTGGTCAGATGACTAAG aaaGGGAAGGTTACTGCAGATAATATCAAAGACCCACACCCAGGCATTGCTGATGAAGTCAGTGTTGAAGATGTTACAGTCTT GGACTGCCCTCCAGAGTGTCCTTGGAGGGCATGGGGAAGGCCAACACGATCGATGCCCGTTCTTCTCAAGCCCTCGCTGCAACAGTTCTACATAGAGCACTTCCTGCAAGGGGTCCCAGCCGTTCTGAAAGGGTGCCTTGACCATTGGCCAGCTCTATCCCTCTGGAGTCCCTCGTACTTGACTGAGATGGCTGGCAACCGTACCGTTCCCATTGAACTGGGGCCCCACTACGTGCATCCAGCGTGGGGCCAGAAGCTCATGGCCATTGGGGACTTTGTGGAGCAGCATATGGCTCCTGATCCGAAGCAGTCAGCTGgaggaattgagaaaaaaatcggaTATCTTGCCCAGCACCCTCTATTTGATCAG ATTCCAGAGTTAAGGAATGACATCAAGGTGCCTGAATATTGCTGCCTCACTGAAGACATTGATTCTTCCGCCGATGAAGAAGTGGACATCAATGCCTGGTTTGGACCAAAAGGAACTGTCTCTCCCCTGCATCATGACCCCAAGCATAACCTATTGGCACAG gtaCTGGGTAGCAAGCGTGTGATTTTATATTCAAGTGATGACTCAAAATACCTTCATCCTTACGAAGGCCAGTTGCTTGATAACACCAGTCAAGTGGACCCTGAAGATCCTCTAACCTTAAGCAG GTTCCCTGATGTCTCCTCAGCTCAGTCGTGGGAGTGCGAACTTCATGCAGGCGACATGCTTTACATCCCACGTCGATGGTGGCACCATGTCCGATCCCTATCCACCAGCTTCTCCGTGAGCTTCTGGTGGTGA
- the LOC124164119 gene encoding peptidyl-tRNA hydrolase ICT1, mitochondrial: MSGYLRPFFNVTHRLCRESASIKRSAYSSAVSLDKLYPGKSLSLSTPSKVSADKNDSFTGHIPIEKLHITYSRSGGAGGQNVNMLNSKVDVRFHVESADWLSNEVKSKLIEMNKTKINKEGFLILKSEKTRSQQLNVADVMMKLRTLIRTAAEPPGEPSEESVEAARKRKMKAARLRLQEKRNHSMNKAQRRAPVIDY, translated from the exons ATGAGTGGATATTTGAGGCCTTTCTTCAACGTTACCCACAGACTGTGTCGAGAATCCGCTTCAATAAAGCGATCCGCTTATAGTAGTGCAGTTAGCTTGGACAAACTCTACCCTGGGAAGTCATTGAGCTTGTCTACGCCATCTAAG GTTTCTGCTGATAAGAATGACAGTTTCACAGGTCATATACCGATTG AGAAATTGCATATCACATATAGCCGTAGTGGTGGAGCTGGTGGGCAAAACGTGAATATGCTAAATTCAAAAGTAGATGTTCGGTTTCATGTTGAGTCCGCCGATTGGTTGAGCAATGAAGTGAAATCGAAGTTGATAGAAATG AACAAAACCAAAATAAACAAGGAGGGTTTCCTGATCCTGAAGTCAGAGAAGACTCGCTCCCAGCAGCTCAATGTCGCAGATGTCATGATGAAGCTTCGGACATTGATACGAACTGCAGCTGAGCCCCCTGGAGAACCCTCAGAAGAATCTGTGGAGGCAGCCAGGAAGAG gaaGATGAAAGCAGCTCGTTTACGCCTGCAAGAGAAAAGAAACCACTCAATGAACAAAGCTCAGCGGCGTGCCCCAGTAATTGATTATTGA